The genome window CTGCCGGTCGGCCTTCTCCAGCTCCAGGCTCGCCGAGCGGATCACCGTGGAGAACATCGGGTCGTCGGAGAAGACCCTGGTCGGCGGCTCGGAGACCACGAGGGCGACCGAGTCGGTGCGCTGGGTGACCAGGCTGCGCGCCGCCGAGTTGGGGACGTACCCCAGCTCCTGGATCGCGCGGAGCACGGACTCCCGGATCTCCGGGGTCACGGTCTGCCGGCCGTTCACCACCCGCGAGACGGTCGCCCGCGACACCCCGGCCCGGGCCGCGACCTCCTCCAGGGTGGGCCGCTTCACTCGCCGTTCCGCAGACCATTGCGCCGCACGACGTCCCGATACCACAGCGCGCTCTCCTTGGGTATGCGCCGCATGGTCGTGTAGTCCACGTACACGATGCCGAACCTCTTGTGGTACCCGTAGGCCCACTCGAAGTTGTCCAGCAACGACCATACGAAATACCCGCGCAGATCGGCACCGGCCATGATCGCATCGTGGACGGCCCGCAGGTGGCCGTCGAGGTAGGCGATGCGCTCCGGGTCGTGCACCCGGTCGCCGTCCGCCCGGTCGTCGAACGCGGCCCCGTTCTCGGTGATGATCAGGCCGACCTCCGGGTAGTCGCGGGAGAGCCGCAGCAGCAGGGTGCGCAGCCCGTCCGCGTCGATCGGCCAGCCCATGGCGGTCACCGGCCGGTCGGGACGCTCGAACCGGATGCCCTCGCTCCCGGGGAAGGCCGGGTTCGCCGGCTCGCCCTCGGCCGCGGAGACGTACGTGGGGGAGTAGTAGTTCACCCCGAGCAGGTCCAGCGGCTGGTGGATCGTCTCCAGGTCCCCGTCCCGGATGTGGCCGAGCCCGCCGTGCCCGGCCATGATCTTGAGGACCTCCTCCGGGTAGCGGCCGCGCAGCGCCGGGTCGAGGAACTGCCGGTTGGCGAGCGCGTCCACCCGGGCGGCCGCCTCCCCGGACCCGGGGCGGGCCTCGATCACCGGGGAGAGGCTGAGCGTGAGCGCAAGCTGGGCGGCGCCCGCCGAGCGCAGGGCGGAGGCGGCGAGGCCGTGACCGAGCAGCAGGTGGTGCACGGCGCGGAAGGCGGCGGGCACGTCGCGGCGCCCCGGCGCGTGCTCCCCGGTGGCGTAGCCGAGGAAGGCCGCCACCCACGGCTCGTTCAGCGTGATCCAGCACCGGACCCGGTCGCCGAGCCGCCGGTGGACGGCGAGCGCGTACTCGGCGAACCGGTACGCGGTGTCGCGCGCCGCCCAGCCGCCCCGGTCCTCCAGGGTCTGCGGCAGGTCCCAGTGGTAGAGGGTGGGGTACGGCGTGATGCCGTGCCCGAGCAGCTCGTCCACGAGCCGGTCGTAGAAGTCCAGGCCGGCCGGGTTGACCGGGCCCGACCCGTCCGGGACGATCCGGGGCCAGGCCACGGAGAACCGGTACGCGGTCAGGCCGAGGCCGGCCATGAGCCGCACGTCGTCGGCGTACCGGTGGTAGTGGTCGCAGGCGATGTCCCCGGTGTGGCCGCTCGCCACCTTCCCCGGGGTGTGGGAGAAGACGTCCCAGATGGACGCGCCCCGGCCGTCCTCGGCCACGGCGCCCTCGATCTGGTAGGCGGCGGTGGCGGCCCCCCAGATGAAGCCGTCAGGGAAGACCAGGTCCCCCCGGGCCGCGTCCGGCTCGCCGCGCGTGTCCCTGGACGAGCCCGCGGCCACGAGGTCGCCCCCGTCGTCCTCGGCCCGCCCCCGTGATGTCATGGCCGATTCGGTCATCCCTTGACCGCTCCCTGCATGATCCCTCCGATGATCTGCTTGCCGAGAAGGATGAAGATGAGCACGAGCGGCAGGGTCGCCACCGCCGTGCCGGTCAGGCCGAGCGCGAAGTCCTGGACGTAGCCGCTCGCGAGCTGGGAGAGCGCCACCTGCACCGTGGGGTTGTCCGGGGTGAGCACCACCAGCGGCCAGAAGTAGTCGTTCCAGGCCGTCATGAAGGTGAGCATCCCGAGCACGGCGGCGGCCGGCCGGGCCACCGGGAAGACGATGTACCGCAGCAGCCGCCAGCTTCCGCAGCCGTCGATGCGGCCCGCCTCGAGCAGCTCGGTGGGGAGCGCCCGGCTCAGGTACTGGGTCATGAAGAACACGCCGAACGCGCTCACCAGGGACGGCACGATCACCGCGTACAGCCGCCCGGTCCACTCCAGCTTGATCATGAGCATGTAGAGCGGGATGATCCCGAGCTGGGTCGGGACCATCATCGTGACCACGAGCAGGGTGAGCAGCGCGTTCCGGCCGCGGAACCGCAGCTTGGCGAAGGCGAACCCGGCGAGGGTCGAGAAGAACACCACCGAGACGGTGATCGACCCGGACACCACGAACGAGTTCACCAGCGCCAGCGCGAACGGCGCCGTGTCGAAGACCCGCCGCACGTTGGCGAAGAAGTTGCCGCCCGGGAGCAGCGGCGGCGGGACCTCGGCGAGCGCCGCGTTGTCGTGCGAGGCGACGACCAGGCTCCAGTAGATGGGGAAGGCGGAGAAGAACGCGACCGCCATGAGCGTGAGGTAGACGAGCGGGTGCGCGCGCAGGGGTCTCATCCACCCTCCTCGATGGTGTGGCCGGGCAGGCCGGCCGTACCGGAACGTGCGGCCGGCCGGGCGGCCGGCCGTGGGGCCCGCGCGGGGCGCCGCTCACGAGCGCTGGTCATCGAGGCCTCCCCGCATGCGGCGGACGATCAGGTAGTTGACGCCCACGACGAGCGCGACCAGCAGGAACATCACCCACGCGGCCGCGGACGCGTAGCCGAACTCGAAGCTCCGGAACCCCTTCTCGTAGAGGTAGAGCGCGAGGGTCTGGAACTGCCGGTCGGTCCCGCCGGTGACGGCGGCGCCGGCGCTGACCTGGGCCCCGAACAGCAGCGGCTCCGCGATGATCTGCATCGAGCCGATCGTGGTCACGATGACCGTGAAGATGATGGTCGGGCGGATCATCGGGATCGTGATGCTCCGCAGCTGCCGGAGGCTGGACGCGCCGTCGAGCGTGGCCGCCTCGTACAGCTCCCGCGGTACGGCCTGCATGGCGGCGAGGTAGATGAGGGCGTTGTAGCCCGTCCACCGCCACATGATCATCACGGCGATGGCGATGTGCGAGCTCGCCACGCCCGCCTGCCAGTTCACCCGCTCGAAGCCGAGCGCCTCGAGGATCAGGTTGATGAGGCCGAAGTCGCGGCCGAAGAGCTGGCTGAAGATGACGACCACGGCGACCACGCTGGTGACGTTGGGGAGCAGGAGCGTGATCCGCCACACCGTCTGCGCCCGGAGCGGCCGGTTCAGCATGTGCGCGAGCAGCAGCGCGAGCAGGAGCTGGGGGACCGCGGAGATGACGCCGATGGAGAGCGTGTTGAACGCCGCGTTCCAGAAGTACTCGTCGGCCAGCAGCTCGCGGTAGTTGTCCAGCCCGATGAACGGGCTCTCGCTGCTCAGCAGGTTCCGGTCGTGGAGCGAGACCCACGCGGTGTAGAGCAGCGGGAACAGGCCGAACGCCGCGAAGAGCAGGTAGAAGGGCGCGATGTAGACGTACGGCGAGACCGACAGGTCGAGCCGGTCGAGCCGGGCCCGCCAGGTCCGGAGGGCCCGGTGAACCGCTCGATCGGCCCCCCGCCCGGCCGGTCGCCGTTCCGCGCTCACGGTTCCGTCGGGGGCCATCGCTTACTTGATCTTCTCGACGTCCTTGAGGACCTGGGCCCAGGCCTCCTCGGGCGTCTGCTTGCCCTGCTCGACGCGGCCGAGGCCGTTGCCGATCGCGGTGCGCACGTCGCCCTCACGCGGGCCGAGGTGCTGCGGCTGGAGCTTCTTCGCGGCCTCGGAGTAGATCTTCCCGACCGGGGCGCCGTTGAAGAAGTCCTTGGTGAAGTTCTGGATGTCCGGCTGGTCGTAGAGCGACGGGATGGACGGGAAGTTGCCGGTGGTCTTGAAGACCTTGGCCTGGCTCTCCGCGGAGGTGAGGAAGTCGACCAGCTCGGCCGCCTCCTTGGGGTGCTTGCTCTGCTTGGGCACGGTCAGGTGGCTGCCGCCGGAGTTGCCCGCGCCGCCGGGGATCGCGGCGATGTCCCACTTGCCCGCCGCGTTCTTGGCCTGGTCCTGGATGTACGCGGTCATCCAGGCGGGGCAGACCACGGTGGCGAAGGTGCCCTTGCTGAAGCCGGTGTTCCACTCGGGGGTGAACGCGGCGATCTTCGCGGAGAGGCCGGCCTGGATCATCTGGACCGACAGGTCCCAGGCGCGCTTCACGTCCGGGTTGGTCGCCACGACGATGTTGTCGTTCTGGTCGTACACGCCGACCGGGGCCTGCGCGATGATCGCGCGGAGGATCTCGCCCGGGCTGTCGATGAACGCCGTGCCCTTGGGCGCGGACTTCATGAACTTCTTGCCGGTCTCGATGAAGTCCTCCCACGTGGGCCAGAGCGCGGAGACCTCGTCCCGGTCCGTGGGGAGGCCGGCCTTCTCGAACAGGTCGGTCCGGTAGCACATGGCCAGGCCGCCGACGTCGGTGCCGAGGCCGATGAGCGCGCCGTTCGGGGCGACGCCCTGCTGCCACTTCCAGGGGAGGTACTCCCCCTGCCGCTTGTCGAGCCCGTACTCGCGCAGGTCGTGGAACTTGTCCGGCTGGGCGGTGAACTGGCTGATGTAGCCGACCTCGATGGCCTCGACGTCCGCGGCGCCCGCACCGGTGGCGAGGTGGGCGGCGAGGTTGGTGTGGTGGTCGGCGAAGGACGCCTGGCGCTCCTCGATCTCGATGTTCGGGTGGGTCTTCTTGAACTCCTCGTACAGCGGCTCGAAGCCGAAGTCGCCGAACAGGCCCACCGTCAGCTTGATCTTCTCCTGGCCGCCGGAGCCGGTCTGGGTGGAGCCGTCGCCGCCGCAGGCCGCCGCGGTGGCGATGAGGGTGGCGGCGAGCATGGGGGCGGCGAGCCGGCCGATCCGGCGTCCCACGTGGCGAGTGCCCATGAACCCTCCCTGGGTTCGCGCTTCGAAATTAGATGATCATGAAGAGAGCGCTCTCTCACCACCTTGCGCATGACGGAGGGTGAGGTCAAGGCGCAGAACGGTAACGTTCGTCACCATCCGTTCACGAAGCCGTAACGAAATGAGAGCGCTCTCACACTCCTGGCTCAGTCCGGGCCCGGAACCCGGCGTGGCGGCCGCACCGGCGGCCGGCCGCGCCGGCGGCCGCCGTGACCTGCGATGTCGTACGGCCGGCCGTGCCTGCGGACCTGGCCGCCCAGGGCCGGGCGGCGGGCATCGGCGGGCGGATGGCAGGGGAGAGAGCGCTCTCGTGGTCGGCCTGGTCAGCCAGTAGAAGGTGAGAAAGCGCTCTCACAAAATCTGGAAACCTTCTTGACCGAAGTCAGATCGCGTAGGAAAGTGACGGCGAACCGGTCCGCGGCCGCAGGGAACGGCCGGACGCCGGCGCCCGCGCGGCCACCCCCATGGCCCGGGCACCGGCCGGCATCCCGGTCGCGGCCTATCGGGGCGGACGCCGACAGGGACAAGCCCGACCCCGCCCCGGCCCGTCGTGACGCCACCGCACGCGGGCGGCGATCACGGCGCGGCCCAACCCCCGGATTCCCCCCACGGCACGCTCAGGAGAGCAGCGATGCGACTACCGCTCCCCGTACCCCTCGCGAGGCTCCGGCATCCGATCCTCGCCCTGCTCCTCGCGAGCGCCGCGCTCCTCGCCGTCGCGGCCCGGCCCGCCTCGGCCTCCGTGCCCGGCACCCCCTCCGGATGGACGCTGATCTGGGCGGACGACTTCAACGGCCCGGCCGGGTCGCTGCCCTCGTCGAGCGACTGGATCATCGACACCGGCCACTCGTACCCCGGCGGCCCGGACCGGTGGGGCACCGGTGAGATCCAGCGGTACACCGCCGACCCGGCGAACGTCAGCCTCGACGGCAACGGCAACCTGCGCATCACCCCGATCCGCACCGCCAGCGGTGAGTGGACCTCCGCCCGGATCGAGACCCGCCGGGCCGACTTCAAGCCCGCCCCCGGCCGCATCCTGCGGATCGAAGGCCGCATCCAGCTGCCGAACGTGACCGGCAACGCCGCGCTCGGCTACTGGCCGGCCTTCTGGGCGCTCGGCTCGCCGTACCGCGGCAACTACTGGAACTGGCCGGAGATCGGCGAGTTCGACATCATGGAGAACGTCAACGGGCTCAACACCGTCTGGGGCGTGCTCCACTGCGGCGTCAACCCCGGCGGACCGTGCAACGAGCCCAACGGCATCGGCAACAGCCGGGCCTGCCCCGGGTCGACCTGCCAGTCCGGCTTCCACACCTACCGCTTCGAGTGGGACACCAGCGTCTCGCCCAACCAGCTCCGCTGGTACGTCGACGGCCAGCTCTACCACACGGTGAGCCAGAACCAGCTCGACGCGACGACCTGGTCGAAGATGACCTCCCACTCCGGCTACTTCCTGCTGCTCAACGTCGCCATGGGCGGCGCCTTCCCCGACGGGGTCGCGGGCTTCCCCACCCCGACCTCGGCCACCGTCTCCGGGAAGCCGATGCTCGTCGACTACGTCGCCGTCTGGCAGAGCGGCTCCGGCTCGTCCCCGTCCCCGTCCCCGTCGCCGTCGACGAGCCCGCAGCCCGGCGGGTTCGACGCGCGGTCCATCATCCAGGCCGAGCACTACAGCGCGCAGAGCGGCACGCAGCTCGAGCCGTGCAGTGACGAGGGCGGCGGCCAGAACGTCGGGTACATCGCCAACGGCGACTGGCTCCGCTTCGACAACGTCGACTTCGGCTCGACCCCGGTGACCCAGTTCAAGGCGCGGGTCGCCTCCGGGGCGCCGGAGGGGATCAGCGGGCTGGTGCAGGTGCGGCTCGACAGCCTCACCGCGCCGCCGATCGGTGACTTCGCCATCGCCAACACCGGCGGCTGGCAGAGCTGGCGCACCGTGCCGGCCAACATCAGCCCGGTGACCGGCAAGCACACCGTCTACATCACCTTCAGCAGCGGCCAGCCGGCCGACTTCGTGAACCTCAACTGGTTCACCTTCGAGTGACCCCGGGCGGGCCCTGACCCACGGGCGGGCCCGCCGATGAGCGGCGCGGCACCTCGCGTGCCGCGCCGCCTTCCGCGTTCCAGGCGCGTCCGCCGGGCCTCAAGGACGCGCCCGCCGGCACGCGAACCGGCCGTTCCGGGGGCCGGCGTCCGCCGGGGCGCCCCGTGGCCCGGCGGTCCGGCGTCACCGGGGCCCGTCCGGTCCCTCACCGTGGACCGTCCGGTCCCGGGCGCGCCCCGGACGGGGTCAGCTCTGCTCCGGTTCGGGCGCCGGCGTGATCTCCGTGGGCTCCGGGGTCCCCGGTCGCGGCGAACCGCCTCCGTGCCCGGCCGGCCACTTCGGCCGGGTGAGGTCCACGATCATCACCGCGGTCTGGCCGTCCCGGTCCCGGGTTGCGATCACCCACGCCTGGTCCCCGGTCCGGATGCCCCGGAGGCCCTCCACCCCGGCGCACACCCGGGTCGAGCCGTTCACCCGGTAGGTGTGCGCGCCGGACTCGCCGGCGATCGTGATCGCGTCCTCCGAGACGGAGGTCACCCGGCCGGTCTCCGAGGTGAACGTGTGGCGGCCGTCCGCCGGCGAGGGCGTCGCGGTGGGAGTGGGCTGGAGGTGGTGGCCGGGCGGGCTGACCGCCTCGTGAGCGGGCCGGCTTCCCGCGGCCGCGACGCCGGTACCCGCCGCCAATGCCAGAGCCGTGGCGAGCCAGACGATCAGCCGGTGCGTTCCTCCCCGGCGCGTCGGCCGCGGGCTCGGCGGGCCGGGTGCGTGGATTCCGGGGTCAGGCATTGCAGCGCTCCCTCCACTCGTCCGCGGTGCACCGCCTCCGGCGGAGGCCTCCGCCGGGGTGCCGCTGCTCCGCGAGGGCGGCACGCCGCCGCACATCCCGCTCCGCGGGCCGCACGCTCCACCGGCCCGGGCGCATCGGCGCGGCCGGGCGCCGTGGAGTTCGCCGTACCCCGGAGGCCGCAAGGTTCACGCGGCATCTGTAAAGAAGCCGTTCAGATACCGGCCGCGGCCGCCGGGCCACGGCCGTGGGGCGGAAGCGTCAGCCACGCGAAAGGAGCGTCAGGCCGAGCCGTCGCTCTCGGCGAGCTCACGCACGATCTGGATGAGCTCGGCGGGGTCGAACGGCTTGGTGACGTACGCGTCCACCCCGATGCCGAGGCCCCGCCGCCGGTCCTCCTCCTGGGCGCGGGCGGTGATGAGCACGACCTTGATGTGGCGGGTGCTGGGATCGCTGCGGAGCCTGGTTGCGGTCTCCCAGCCGTCCAGCCGGGGCATCATCACGTCCAGAGTGATCACATCGGGGTCGATGTCATGGACCCGGTCCAGGCAGTCCTGCCCGTCGCACGCGGTCGCGACCTCGAACCCCTCCAGCGTCAGATTGACCGCTATGAGCTGTCTGATGACCTCGTCGTCATCGACGACCAGCACTCGCCCCACGACTTCCTCCACGGCGGCAAAGCTAACCCTTCTCTGAGGTACCACGCGCCGGTTCGGCGACCTGGGACCGCGGGCGAGGCAGGGCTCGCCGGCGCGAGAGCCCTCCGGACGGCGGCGGCCCCTCTGAAGGCCGGTGCGGTGGGCCGCACACCCGGGTCGCCGCACCGCCCGGGATCATCGCGCATGATGCCGCGGCTCCGTGCGGACCGCGCCCGTCCGTCGCACCCCGCCGCCGCGCCGTCCGTCGCAGCACCCCGCCGGGCCCGCCCGCCCCGGGGCGCGTACCGCCCGGTGGGCCCGCCCGCGCCGGGCGCGTACCGCTGGGCCCGCCCGTGCCCGCCCCACGACCCGGCCCGGTCTCCCGCGCACGCCTCGCTTGGGCCCGCGCCGGGCCTCCCCGCGGGCCGGGCCGTACGGCGGAGCGGATCGGGAAGAAGGCGGGGGAGGGCGGGCGTTGACGGGTGCGGGACCGCCGCGGGCGGACGGGAGCGGCCGCCGGGCGGGCCGTGTCCGGGACGTTACGGCGATCGGCGTGACGAGCCACCCGGAAAAGCTGGTAGCCTTATCTCCGCCACGCCCCCTTAGCTCAGGGGATAGAGCACTGGCCTCCGGAGCCAGGTGCGCAGGTTCGAATCCTGCAGGGGGCACCACATACCGGCCGGTCGATCCGGCCACTGATCACGGCGGATGGGACAGGAGCCTCCTGCGGATTCCCGCCGTTTTTCTTTTTCGGCGTACGCCGGCTCCGGCAGGCCGTCACTGAGATCTTCACCACATTGTGATCGGAGGGCGCCCGGCCATGGCCGGCCGGTGCGGCGCTCCGCCGCGACGGCCGCTCACCGCACGAACACCTTCTTCGGCGTGATCCGCACGATGACCCGCTGACGGTCCGGTTCGGCGGGCCACGGCCGGCCCGTGTACTTGCGGGAGAGCTCCTGGATCAGGCTGCCCTCGGGGTCGTCGATGACGGTCGCGGTCCCCCGGACCTCGGCGTACCGGTACGGATTCGCCGAATCGAGCACCAAGATCGTGACGCGCGGATCCCGGAGGATGTTCCGGTACTTGCGGCAGCTCTTCAGCGTGGAGAACAGGACATCGTCGCCGTCGGTCTTCACCCAGACCACGGAGGCGTGCGGCGAACCGTCCGGGTTCAGGCACGCGACCGTCGCGCAGTGGGTGCCGTCGAAGAGTTCACGGGCGGCATCCGGCAGCACCGCATCCCTCCTTTGCGCGGCCGTGACGAGCAGATCATGCCATCCCACCCCGGCGGTCCCGTGGCCGCCCCGAGCCATCCACGGATCCCGGCATCGCGGGAACGGATCCGTCCGCCCGATATCCGAGGTCGCCACCGGCAGGGACACCGTCCCCGCTGCGGGGTCCGGGCACGGCCGTGCCGGCCGGCGCACGCCGCGGCCCGCCCGCCACACGGGCGGGCCGGCGGCCCACCGGAACGCCACGCGGAACCCGGATCGCGCGGTCGCCAGCCCCGACCTGGTGATCCAGGGCGACCGGGTGCTCCACCTGCGCTACCGGGTGCGCCGGTGACCGAGCCGGCGCTCCCCCCGGGGCTGGGGAACCGGGTGATCGGCCTCGGGCCGCCGGCCTCCGGCGGTGCGCGGCGAGAGCCACCGCGCCCGGTGAGACCGGCTCCGCGGGCGGTTCCACCGCTCCGCGCACGGCCGGAGGACGCGGCCCGCCGGCACGACCGGCGGTGTGGCCTGGAATGCGCGCGAGCCGGAGCGGGCCGTCACGTGTGATCGCCGCTGCCGAGCATGCCGTTGAGCGAGGTGTCGCAGAAGGCCGGGAGCGTCTCCGCCTCCTCCCCGGTACGGCCGGCGCTCGGCGGCAGGGCGGTGGTCCGGCGGATGATGTCGGCGACCAGGTCGGGCGCGTCGTTCATGGGCACGTGCCCGCACCCGGGCAGCCACTCCAGCCGCGCCCCTGGGATCGTGACCGTCGCCCGGAGCGCCTGGCGCCGGGGCAGGATGTGGTCAGCGGTGCCCCAGGCGATCGTCACCGGGACGTCGGGGATGTCGCCGATGAACAGGTCGCGGGCCCGCCCGGCGCGCAGCGTGGCGGTGAAGCCCACGGCCTCGCGGAGCGTGCGGAGCGAGGTGATGACCTGCTCGGGCAGGACGCACTCGGGGTGGGCGTACAGGGTGCCGCTCAGGACGGCCCGGCCGAGGAGCGTGGT of Thermobispora bispora DSM 43833 contains these proteins:
- a CDS encoding response regulator transcription factor — protein: MLVVDDDEVIRQLIAVNLTLEGFEVATACDGQDCLDRVHDIDPDVITLDVMMPRLDGWETATRLRSDPSTRHIKVVLITARAQEEDRRRGLGIGVDAYVTKPFDPAELIQIVRELAESDGSA
- a CDS encoding glycoside hydrolase family 16 protein, translated to MRLPLPVPLARLRHPILALLLASAALLAVAARPASASVPGTPSGWTLIWADDFNGPAGSLPSSSDWIIDTGHSYPGGPDRWGTGEIQRYTADPANVSLDGNGNLRITPIRTASGEWTSARIETRRADFKPAPGRILRIEGRIQLPNVTGNAALGYWPAFWALGSPYRGNYWNWPEIGEFDIMENVNGLNTVWGVLHCGVNPGGPCNEPNGIGNSRACPGSTCQSGFHTYRFEWDTSVSPNQLRWYVDGQLYHTVSQNQLDATTWSKMTSHSGYFLLLNVAMGGAFPDGVAGFPTPTSATVSGKPMLVDYVAVWQSGSGSSPSPSPSPSTSPQPGGFDARSIIQAEHYSAQSGTQLEPCSDEGGGQNVGYIANGDWLRFDNVDFGSTPVTQFKARVASGAPEGISGLVQVRLDSLTAPPIGDFAIANTGGWQSWRTVPANISPVTGKHTVYITFSSGQPADFVNLNWFTFE
- a CDS encoding ABC transporter substrate-binding protein: MGTRHVGRRIGRLAAPMLAATLIATAAACGGDGSTQTGSGGQEKIKLTVGLFGDFGFEPLYEEFKKTHPNIEIEERQASFADHHTNLAAHLATGAGAADVEAIEVGYISQFTAQPDKFHDLREYGLDKRQGEYLPWKWQQGVAPNGALIGLGTDVGGLAMCYRTDLFEKAGLPTDRDEVSALWPTWEDFIETGKKFMKSAPKGTAFIDSPGEILRAIIAQAPVGVYDQNDNIVVATNPDVKRAWDLSVQMIQAGLSAKIAAFTPEWNTGFSKGTFATVVCPAWMTAYIQDQAKNAAGKWDIAAIPGGAGNSGGSHLTVPKQSKHPKEAAELVDFLTSAESQAKVFKTTGNFPSIPSLYDQPDIQNFTKDFFNGAPVGKIYSEAAKKLQPQHLGPREGDVRTAIGNGLGRVEQGKQTPEEAWAQVLKDVEKIK
- a CDS encoding carbohydrate ABC transporter permease, with the translated sequence MAPDGTVSAERRPAGRGADRAVHRALRTWRARLDRLDLSVSPYVYIAPFYLLFAAFGLFPLLYTAWVSLHDRNLLSSESPFIGLDNYRELLADEYFWNAAFNTLSIGVISAVPQLLLALLLAHMLNRPLRAQTVWRITLLLPNVTSVVAVVVIFSQLFGRDFGLINLILEALGFERVNWQAGVASSHIAIAVMIMWRWTGYNALIYLAAMQAVPRELYEAATLDGASSLRQLRSITIPMIRPTIIFTVIVTTIGSMQIIAEPLLFGAQVSAGAAVTGGTDRQFQTLALYLYEKGFRSFEFGYASAAAWVMFLLVALVVGVNYLIVRRMRGGLDDQRS
- a CDS encoding PPOX class F420-dependent oxidoreductase; translation: MLPDAARELFDGTHCATVACLNPDGSPHASVVWVKTDGDDVLFSTLKSCRKYRNILRDPRVTILVLDSANPYRYAEVRGTATVIDDPEGSLIQELSRKYTGRPWPAEPDRQRVIVRITPKKVFVR
- a CDS encoding GH1 family beta-glucosidase; this translates as MTSRGRAEDDGGDLVAAGSSRDTRGEPDAARGDLVFPDGFIWGAATAAYQIEGAVAEDGRGASIWDVFSHTPGKVASGHTGDIACDHYHRYADDVRLMAGLGLTAYRFSVAWPRIVPDGSGPVNPAGLDFYDRLVDELLGHGITPYPTLYHWDLPQTLEDRGGWAARDTAYRFAEYALAVHRRLGDRVRCWITLNEPWVAAFLGYATGEHAPGRRDVPAAFRAVHHLLLGHGLAASALRSAGAAQLALTLSLSPVIEARPGSGEAAARVDALANRQFLDPALRGRYPEEVLKIMAGHGGLGHIRDGDLETIHQPLDLLGVNYYSPTYVSAAEGEPANPAFPGSEGIRFERPDRPVTAMGWPIDADGLRTLLLRLSRDYPEVGLIITENGAAFDDRADGDRVHDPERIAYLDGHLRAVHDAIMAGADLRGYFVWSLLDNFEWAYGYHKRFGIVYVDYTTMRRIPKESALWYRDVVRRNGLRNGE
- a CDS encoding carbohydrate ABC transporter permease, producing MRPLRAHPLVYLTLMAVAFFSAFPIYWSLVVASHDNAALAEVPPPLLPGGNFFANVRRVFDTAPFALALVNSFVVSGSITVSVVFFSTLAGFAFAKLRFRGRNALLTLLVVTMMVPTQLGIIPLYMLMIKLEWTGRLYAVIVPSLVSAFGVFFMTQYLSRALPTELLEAGRIDGCGSWRLLRYIVFPVARPAAAVLGMLTFMTAWNDYFWPLVVLTPDNPTVQVALSQLASGYVQDFALGLTGTAVATLPLVLIFILLGKQIIGGIMQGAVKG